A genomic window from Stigmatopora argus isolate UIUO_Sarg chromosome 13, RoL_Sarg_1.0, whole genome shotgun sequence includes:
- the tbr1b gene encoding T-box brain protein 1b — translation MQVRTSPQSADPSGTRVHAISAPHGCDGTDAQSLPIISKSAERSSPVKKSPGEMTNQSEADTFPDPKDAHAGKLSPPGGGVGAHGDADARHGHTLHGAGAGAGDNFFPSTQPPSSASAGTMFPYPSQHGAAAAAAAHAAFSIGSPGRYVAHHPVLANGAYNGLLSNSSAQGYPPPAPGYPYAQQYGSAYQGGAFYQFSPAQAAGLVTGKAQVYLCNRALWLKFHRHQTEMIITKQGRRMFPFLSFNISGLDPTAHYNIFVDVVLADPNHWRFQGGKWVPCGKADTNVVGNRVYMHPDSPNTGAHWMRQEISFGKLKLTNNKGGTNNTAQMVVLQSLHKYQPRLHVVEVNEDGTEDSSQPGRVQTFTFTETQFIAVTAYQNTDITQLKIDHNPFAKGFRDNYDTVYTGCDIDRLTPSPGDSPRSQLVAGPRYAMHSPFLQDQFVSSYAKSRFHPGVAVAAAAAAASGADRGVPLGNSLQSDDPSVGSPPQRWFVSPANNRLDFAASAYEAADFAGNAATLLSYAAAGVKALPLPAAGCSNRGIGYYTDPAGWGGRTPPQYCGGVGAKGNSVYPCWPSNSIGGRSNCLAEEGDAIPAQRSPVGSEEAKSKDVTSESSWIETPSSIKSIDSSDSGIFEAVKRRRMSPSSTPVQDAMSPLKSDLLREDKNCSKDIGYYGFYTSS, via the exons ATGCAAGTGCGCACCTCGCCTCAGAGTGCTGACCCGTCCGGGACGCGCGTGCACGCGATCAGTGCGCCTCATGGCTGCGATGGAACGGACGCGCAGAGTCTGCCTATAATCTCCAAGAGCGCGGAGAGAAGTTCACCCGTGAAAAAAAGCCCCGGGGAGATGACGAATCAGTCGGAGGCAGACACTTTTCCCGACCCCAAGGACGCGCACGCGGGCAAACTCTCCCCTCCCGGTGGCGGTGTTGGTGCACACGGAGACGCCGACGCCCGTCACGGTCACACCCTCCATGGAGCAGGAGCGGGAGCGGGTGACAACTTCTTTCCCTCCACGCAGCCTCCTTCGTCCGCCTCCGCAGGAACCATGTTCCCCTACCCGAGCCAGCACGGAGCCGCGGCTGCCGCCGCCGCGCACGCCGCCTTCTCCATCGGCAGCCCCGGCCGGTACGTGGCCCATCACCCGGTGCTGGCCAACGGAGCCTACAACGGCCTGCTGAGCAACTCGTCCGCCCAGGGCTACCCACCGCCCGCACCCGGCTACCCGTACGCGCAGCAGTACGGAAGCGCGTATCAGGGAGGTGCTTTTTACCAGTTCTCCCCGGCCCAGGCTGCCGGGCTGGTGACGGGTAAGGCGCAGGTGTATCTGTGCAACAGGGCCCTGTGGCTTAAATTCCACAGGCACCAGACGGAGATGATCATCACCAAGCAGGGACG GAGAATGTTCCCGTTTTTAAGCTTCAACATTTCAGGCCTGGACCCAACCGCTCACTACAACATTTTTGTGGATGTTGTTCTGGCTGATCCAAATCACTGGAGGTTCCAGGGAGGCAAGTGGGTGCCCTGTGGAAAAGCTGATACTAATGTCGTAG GAAATCGAGTCTACATGCATCCAGATTCTCCAAACACGGGTGCACACTGGATGCGTCAGGAGATCTCCTTTGGCAAATTGAAGCTGACCAACAACAAAGGTGGAACCAACAACACGGCACAG ATGGTGGTCCTCCAATCTCTGCACAAGTACCAGCCCAGACTGCACGTGGTGGAAGTAAACGAGGACGGCACGGAGGACAGCAGCCAGCCGGGCAGAGTCCAGACATTCACCTTCACCGAGACTCAGTTCATCGCCGTCACAGCCTACCAGAACACTGAC ATTACTCAACTGAAAATTGACCACAACCCTTTTGCAAAAGGATTTCGGGACAACTATGACAC CGTGTACACAGGCTGTGACATCGACCGCCTGACTCCGTCCCCGGGCGACTCCCCTCGCTCGCAGCTCGTGGCCGGACCCCGGTACGCCATGCACAGTCCCTTCCTCCAGGACCAGTTTGTCAGCTCATACGCCAAATCTCGCTTCCACCCCggcgtggcggtggcggcggctgcGGCTGCGGCTTCTGGCGCCGATCGCGGCGTTCCGCTCGGGAACAGCTTGCAGAGCGACGATCCCTCGGTGGGAAGCCCCCCGCAGCGATGGTTCGTCTCCCCTGCCAACAACCGACTGGACTTCGCCGCTTCGGCGTACGAGGCCGCCGACTTCGCCGGTAACGCCGCCACCCTGCTGTCGTACGCCGCGGCCGGAGTCAAGGCGCTCCCTTTGCCCGCGGCGGGCTGCTCCAACAGGGGCATCGGCTACTACACGGACCCCGCCGGGTGGGGGGGACGCACTCCGCCGCAGTATTGCGGAGGAGTCGGGGCCAAAGGCAACTCCGTGTACCCCTGCTGGCCTTCCAATTCCATCGGGGGGCGGAGCAACTGCCTGGCTGAGGAGGGTGACGCCATCCCGGCGCAGAGGTCACCCGTCGGCTCGGAGGAGGCCAAATCAAAGGACGTGACCTCCGAGTCGAGCTGGATCGAGACGCCGTCGTCCATTAAATCCATCGACTCCAGTGACTCTGGCATCTTCGAGGCCGTCAAACGGAGGCGGATGTCACCCTCCTCCACCCCGGTGCAGGACGCCATGTCCCCGCTCAAGTCAGACCTGCTAAGAGAAGACAAAAACTGCTCGAAAGACATTGGTTACTACGGATTCTATACTTCCAGCTAA
- the slc4a10b gene encoding sodium-driven chloride bicarbonate exchanger encodes MDTQDQGVHMEPLLPMENSSFSSSVGRKSLRSDDEAVVDRGGTRSQQCTNFEQEDFEGHRTLYIGVHVPLGSTRQRSHRRHHHHGNKRKRRSRERVPPLVEGRESPTYDTPSQRVQFLLGTEDQDEEHIPHDLFTEMDEIFLRVGEDSEWRESARWLKFEEDVEDGGERWSKPYVATLSLHSLFELRSCIINGTVLLDMRANTIEEIADMVLDHQELYSPLGDKLRKKVHNVLLKRHHHQNQKKLSNRLPIVRSFADMGRRTSDVHLDKNGQMTSSQSHLAGSDGKGGATRENTSVDLSKMDLHFMKKIPAGAEACNVLVGELDFLNKPVVAFVRLSPAVILSGLAEVPIATRFLFILLGPVGRSPQYHEIGRSIATLMTDEVFHDVAYKAKDRNDLIAGIDEFLDQVTVLPPGEWDPSIRIEPPKNVPSQEKRKKNTNFPNDFADANEDEHEGHGGPELQRTEKWFGGLLLDIKRKTPHYLSDYTDAFSLQCVASFLFLYCACMSPVITFGGLLGEATEGRISAIESLFGASLTGIVYSLFAGQPLTILGSTGPVLVFEKILFKFCKEYDLSYLSLRTCIGLWTAVLCIVLVATDASSLVCYITRFTEEAFASLICIIFIYEALEKLFYLGDYYPFNKNNNLEKLSLYSCSCVEPSDPTNGTLKLWEFNNITASEIYWEALEVKDCIENRGEFVGSACGPKGPYVPDVLFWCVILFFSTVFMSSFLKEFRFRSFFPTKVRSIISDFAVFITIFTMVLIDYTLGIPSPKLKVPSVFKPTRDDRGWFINPLGPNPWWTIVITLFPALLCTILIFMDQQITAVIINRKEHKLKKGCGYHLDLFMVGLMLGVCSLMGLPWFVAATVLSITHVNSLKLESQCSAPGEQPKFLGIREQRFTGLMIFVLMGCSVFMTSVLKFIPMPVLYGVFLYMGASSLRGIQFFDRLTLFGMPAKHQPDFIYLRHVPLRKVHLFTFIQLSCLILLWVIKTSKAAIVFPMMVLALVFIRKLLDCIFTKRELSWLDDLMPESKKKKLEDSEEEEEHSVLAEDEDEVQEPLEGCKGLPIINITDEMSKGSFGNTWNATS; translated from the exons ATGGACACGCAGGATCAGGGAGTACACATGGAGCCACTGCTACCCATG GAAAACTCCTCATTTAGCTCGTCTGTCGGGCGTAAAAGTTTG AGGAGCGATGATGAAGCTGTAGTGGACAGAGGAGGAACACGGTCGCAACAATGCACCAACTTTGAGCAGGAAGATTTTGAAG GCCATAGAACTCTGTACATCGGGGTTCACGTCCCGTTGGGCAGCACCCGCCAGCGCAGCCATCGCAGGCATCATCACCATGGTAACAAACGCAAACGTAGGAGCAGGGAGCGGGTCCCCCCATTGGTGGAGGGAAGAGAGTCTCCTACCTACG ACACTCCCTCCCAAAGGGTTCAGTTCCTTCTCGGGACAGAAGATCAGGATGAGGAGCACATTCCTCATGACCTATTCACAGAGATGGATGAGATCTTCCTGAGGGTAGGCGAGGATTCTGAATGGAGGGAGAGCGCCAG GTGGCTGAAGTTTGAGGAGGACGTTGAGGACGGAGGAGAGCGATGGAGCAAACCCTACGTGGCCACGCTGTCTCTGCACAGCCTGTTTGAGCTGCGCAGCTGCATCATCAACGGCACCGTGCTGCTTGATATGAGGGCCAACACCATCGAGGAGATCGCAG ACATGGTGCTGGATCACCAGGAGCTCTACTCGCCGCTGGGCGACAAGCTCCGAAAAAAAGTGCATAATGTGTTGCTGAAGCGACATCATCACCAGAACCAGAAGAAACTTTCCAACCGCCTGCCCATTGTGCGCTCGTTTGCTGACATGGGTCGACGGACGTCAGACGTCCACCTTGACAAGAACG GTCAGATGACATCATCCCAGTCTCATTTAGCTGGTTCAGATGGGAAAGGGGGGGCCACTAGAGAAAACACCTCTGTAGACTTGAGCAAG ATGGACCTTCATTTTATGAAGAAAATCCCAGCAGGTGCTGAAGCGTGCAACGTGTTAGTAGGAGAGTTGGACTTTCTCAATAAACCCGTGGTGGCATTTGTGCGTCTTTCACCAGCCGTTATTCTCAGTGGCCTGGCTGAAGTCCCCATCGCCACGAG gtttctttttattcttttggGACCTGTGGGAAGAAGCCCTCAGTATCACGAAATCGGAAGGTCCATAGCCACGCTCATGACAGATGAG GTTTTCCATGACGTTGCGTACAAAGCTAAAGACCGAAATGATCTGATAGCTGGGATTGATGAATTCCTTGATCAAGTGACGGTCTTGCCACCAGGAGAGTGGGATCCATCCATTAGAATAGAACCACCAAAGAATGTACCTTCTCAG gagaaaagaaagaaaaataccaATTTCCCGAATGACTTTGCTGATGCAAATGAAGATGAGCATGAAGGTCATGGAGGTCCTGAACTGCAACGCACGGAGAA GTGGTTTGGTGGTCTCCTTCTGGACATCAAGCGCAAAACCCCCCACTACTTGTCTGACTATACCGACGCATTCAGTTTGCAGTGTGTAGCTTCCTTCCTATTCCTCTATTGTGCCTGCATGTCCCCTGTCATTACCTTTGGAGGACTTCTTGGCGAGGCCACAGAAGGACGCATA AGTGCAATTGAGTCTCTGTTCGGGGCCTCGTTGACAGGAATTGTGTACTCCTTGTTTGCCGGACAGCCTCTCACCATTCTGGGCAGCACAGGACCAGTACTTGTATTTGAAAAGATACTGTTCAAATTCTGCAA GGAGTACGACCTGTCTTATCTGTCGCTGAGGACTTGCATCGGTCTGTGGACGGCCGTCCTCTGCATCGTGCTGGTGGCTACCGACGCCAGTTCGCTGGTCTGTTACATCACTCGTTTCACGGAAGAAGCTTTCGCCTCGCTCATCTGCATCATCTTCATTTACGAGGCCTTGGAGAAACTGTTCTACTTGGGAGACTACTATCCCTTtaacaagaacaacaacctgGAAAAACTCTCCTTGTACTC ATGTTCATGCGTTGAGCCATCTGACCCCACCAATGGCACCCTGAAGCTCTGGGAGTTCAACAACATCACGGCGTCTGAGATATACTGGGAGGCATTGGAGGTCAAG GACTGCATTGAAAATCGGGGAGAATTTGTTGGCAGCGCCTGCGGTCCAAAAGGACCTTACGTCCCTGATGTTCTGTTCTGGTGTGTCATTCTCTTCTTCTCCACTGTCTTCATGTCTTCATTCCTCAAGGAGTTCAGGTTCAGAAGTTTCTTCCCCACTAAG GTCAGATCCATCATCAGTGATTTTGCTGTTTTCATCACCATCTTCACCATGGTCCTGATTGACTACACTTTAGGGATTCCCTCTCCGAAACTGAAAGTTCCAAGTGTGTTTAAG CCAACCAGAGATGATCGTGGCTGGTTCATTAACCCGCTGGGACCGAATCCCTGGTGGACTATCGTCATCACGCTGTTCCCAGCTCTGCTGTGCACCATCCTCATCTTCATGGACCAGCAGATTACAGCTGTCATCATAAACAGGAAGGAGCACAAGCTCAAG AAGGGCTGTGGCTACCACCTGGATCTGTTCATGGTGGGACTGATGCTCGGCGTTTGCTCCTTGATGGGTCTGCCATGGTTTGTGGCGGCCACCGTCCTCTCCATCACACACGTCAACAGCCTGAAACTGGAGTCGCAGTGCTCGGCGCCAGGCGAGCAGCCCAAGTTCCTTGGAATTAGGGAGCAACGTTTCACTGGCCTTATGATCTTCGTGCTTATGGGCTGCTCAGTCTTCATGACATCTGTGCTCAAG TTTATCCCTATGCCTGTGTTGTATGGCGTATTTCTCTACATGGGAGCATCTTCTCTCCGGGGAATACAG TTCTTTGATCGCCTCACGCTGTTTGGTATGCCGGCCAAGCACCAGCCAGATTTTATCTACCTACGTCACGTCCCGCTGAGGAAGGTGCATCTGTTCACTTTCATCCAGCTCAGCTGTTTGATTCTTCTCTGGGTCATCAAGACCTCCAAGGCCGCCATCGTATTCCCCATGATG GTTTTGGCTCTGGTGTTCATCCGAAAACTTTTGGACTGCATCTTTACAAAGAGAGAGCTGAGTTGGCTAGATGACCTCATGCCGGAAAGCAAAAAGAAGAAACTGGAGGATTCTGAGGAG GAGGAAGAGCACAGCGTTCTTGCAGAGGATGAAGACGAGGTGCAAGAGCCACTGGAGGGATGCAA AGGATTACCCATCATTAATATCACGGATGAGATGTCCAAAGGTTCTTTCGGAAACACTTGGAATGCTACAAGCtag
- the gcgb gene encoding glucagon b, whose amino-acid sequence MEHAHSLAGLLLLIIIQSSWQVPDHHTSSMLLSENSLSSEPLENSNIKRHSEGTFSNDYSKYLETRRAQDFVQWLKNSKRNGSVIRRHADGTYTSDMSSYLQEQAAKEFVSWLKAGRGRQQ is encoded by the exons ATGGAACACGCTCACTCTTTGGCTGGACTCCttctcctcatcatcatccaaAGCAGCTGGCAAGTGCCTGACCACCACACAAGCTCAAT gCTTTTGAGTGAGAACTCGCTTTCAAGCGAACCCCTCGAGAACTCCAACATAAAGAGACATTCAGAGGGAACGTTTTCCAACGACTATAGCAAATACCTGGAAACGAGAAGAGCCCAAGACTTCGTCCAGTGGCTCAAGAATTCAAAACGAAATGG AAGCGTAATCCGGCGCCACGCAGACGGCACGTACACCAGCGACATGAGCTCGTACCTGCAAGAGCAAGCGGCCAAGGAGTTTGTCAGCTGGCTGAAAGCCGGTCGAGGCAGACAGCAGTAG